In a single window of the Drosophila albomicans strain 15112-1751.03 chromosome 3, ASM965048v2, whole genome shotgun sequence genome:
- the LOC117571394 gene encoding CCR4-NOT transcription complex subunit 1 isoform X4: protein MLKNPDLFSFADYVFSQPTLDVLKTPPDADNKEIAAWKSLHLVEVLLSIADKGYFSQVHELFKFPAQNCPDVLFLALLHINPPITPLRQDLFNQLIPTFLGNHPNSNVILGSAWSSTNFQLRNSIMNAMSEWYLRGSEYDQVKLSRILDLAQDLKALSSLLNARSFLFIIDLACLASRREYLKLEKWLSDKIREHGEPFIQAMIKVLQRRCPQVTNAKLPEDQLPPKQAQLLPETVTTMISCLQACINTCMQSEMVEIIMQMVANVAIMANKARAAQQQQQQQQQQQQQQQQAGGPQGLVPPPPNIMRGHRGMDLPGGGIVPGAVPPPPQPQQPFSANLNAQQMFGPGGMDPLTNMSNNLAGLNLGGPNGAFNFGGMLNNLVSTPASPSRLMNPGANPYPPIPIQIPAPPPPNVGNLGRMLPTGPQPTPTTPNPSSGMADLQMPVSKEVEDEANSYFQRIYNHQPNPTLSIDEVLDILQRFKESSNRREQEVFLCMLRNLFEEYRFFAHYPEKELQITAQLFGGIIDRNLVPTFVALGLSLRCVLDALRKPEGSKLYYFGVTALDRFKTRLHTYNKYCEHIRSIPHFTDFPQHLIQYVEYGMHGQEPPQQKLIGLSNTIPSALGQGAADPLYRANSMPGNMPAASNVLKPPVVVSHATRMKSIANATNIDTLLVANQEEKVTVPPEPVQDKTAFIFNNLSQLNIPQKCEEIKEIMTKEYWPWLAQYLVLKRASMEFNFHTLYYNFLDALKNSEINRFVTKETLRNIKVLLRSDKGVINFSDRSLLKNLGHWLGMMTLGRNRPILQIDLDLKSLLAEAYHKGQQELLFVVPFVAKILESSAKSRIFKSPNPWTMGIMYVLGELHQEPDLKLNLKFEIEVLCKTLNLELDKLKPVIYLKDPTRALLIEQQMSQPKPKAVEAPPQQQQQQQQPPPQQQQQQPPPPPPSAEVDPQAMMMNNSNAPGSVSSPNLPTDPSQVVLPPPEPRYSYVEVNVTNFQLIAQQLVLPANIPFLHANPGIKHIVVNAIERTITDWLQPVVDRSIRIACATTEQIIRKDFALDADENRMRTAAHQMVRNLAAGMAMITGKDEIARAISQNLHKAFISALTGVSSMSDIQAASVQLANENVELVCAFIQKTSAEKSALEIDRRLSTDFETRKIAREEGSRFVDAQILSYQQERLPEPVRLKVGPAPPTLYAVYSEFARSIPGFQQMSDRDIALFVPKPQDLQPPNVFANDESSMVYAEVASKMEAFMNAAMNVPTLQLQASKIAMLLNALMNTRRLRDQESAFNLLTRAVEGLTEGLINVQDHMEQMKLYRDIHLRILSLLHNSFGAPNTERAVTKCFFDIREDVRYNVEAARALITSHFVNLNQFDGMLRDCMDNGNNYVAFSFGIALIERLIMEDRAINIVSDNEFMATVELLGRLTQHRHRYPECIVNAIETLWSGNLNTSDYGPFNPGERYLAGTSHYIHSGMHHVRSCDTDDPPGLQEKTEFLLKDWVALYTQQNQQTTRDARHFGAFVQKMNTYGILKTDDLITRFFRQATHICTDVVYRMFAEPSLPINQAKNKIFQWIDAFVHLIAMLVRHSGEAGNPTTKINLLNKVLGIVLGTLLKDHEMRGVGFQQVGYHRFFMMLFMELCSADVNLESLMHSIVSAFAYTYHLLNPSVAPGFCFAWLELISHRVFLGRILVQIPGQKGWPLYAQLLQDLFKYLAPFLRNTELGKPVQLLYKGTLRVLLVLLHDFPEFLCDYHFGFCDTIPPNCVQMRNIILSAFPRNMRLPDPFTPNLKVDMLSDSSNAPKVCSSYIMNIQPPNFKKDLDSYLKARAPVTFLSELRGHLQVTSEPGTRYNMTLMNALVMYVGTQAIALIRNKNFVPNTSNIAHSAHMDIFQNLAVDLDTEGRYLFLNAIANQLRYPNSHTHYFSCAVLHLFAEANSEAIQEQITRVLLERLIVNRPHPWGLLITFIELIKNPIYKFWDHDFVHCAPEITKLFESVARSCLAKSNVTQQLNMAVDGENQEVVNIN from the exons ATGCTGAAGAATCCCGATCTGTTCTCCTTTGCCGACTACGTCTTCAGTCAGCCTACGTTGGATGTGCTAAAGACGCCACCCGATGCGGATAACAAGGAGATTGCCGCATGGAAATCACTGCATTTGGTTGAAGTGCTGCTCTCCATAGCGGACAAGGGATACTTTAGTCAAGTGCACGAACTGTTCAAATTTCCAGCGCAAAATTGTCCCGATGTGCTATTCCTGGCATTGTTGCACATTAATCCGCCAATCACGCCATTGCGACAGGATCTATTCAATCAGTTGATACCCACGTTCCTGGGCAATCATCCTAATTCGAATGTGATTTTGGGCAGTGCCTGGAGCTCAACAAACTTTCAGTTGCGCAACAGCATCATGAACGCCATGTCAGAGTGGTATTTGCGTGGCAGTGAATACGATCAGGTGAAACTGTCGCGCATCTTGGATCTGGCCCAGGATTTGAAGGCGCTGTCGTCACTGCTTAATGCACGCTCATTTCTGTTCATCATTGATTTGGCCTGTTTGGCCTCGCGTCGCGAATACTTGAAGTTGGAGAAGTGGTTGAGCGACAAGATACGTGAGCATGGCGAGCCCTTCATCCAAGCCATGATCAAGGTGTTGCAACGTCGCTGTCCCCAGGTGACCAATGCCAAGCTACCTGAAGATCAGCTTCCCCCCAAGCAAGCTCAACTGTTGCCCGAAACCGTAACCACAATGATCAGCTGTCTGCAAGCGTGTATCAACACTTGCATGCAATCCGAAATGGTTGAAATAATCATGCAGATGGTGGCAAATGTTGCTATCATGGCGAACAAAGCGCGTGctgcacaacagcaacaacaacagcagcagcagcagcaacaacaacagcaacaggctgGTGGACCTCAAGGCTTAGTGCCACCTCCGCCAAACATTATGCGGGGACATCGTGGCATGGATTTGCCGGGTGGAGGCATTGTGCCTGGCGCTGTGCCACCACcgccgcagccacagcagccatTCTCTGCCAACCTGAATGCACAGCAAATGTTTGGACCCGGCGGCATGGATCCGTTGACCAACATGTCCAACAATCTGGCCGGCCTCAATCTTGGAGGTCCAAATGGAGCATTCAACTTTGGCGGCATGCTGA ACAACTTGGTTTCTACTCCAGCATCTCCGTCACGACTCATGAATCCCGGCGCCAACCCCTATCCGCCCATTCCCATACAGATCCCAGCACCACCGCCACCAAATGTGGGTAATCTGGGACGTATGTTGCCAACGGGGCCACAGCCAACACCAACGACGCCAAATCCCAGCTCAGGCATGGCTGATCTGCAGATGCCCGTATCCAAGGAGGTGGAGGATGAGGCGAACTCATACTTTCAACGCATCTACAACCATCAGCCGAATCCCACGCTCTCAATCGATGAGGTGCTGGACATTCTCCAGCGCTTCAAGGAGTCGAGCAATCGTCGCGAACAGGAGGTCTTCCTTTGCATGCTGCGCAATCTCTTTGAGGAGTATCGCTTCTTTGCCCACTATCCCGAGAAGGAGTTGCAAATAACAGCGCAGCTCTTTGGCGGCATCATCGATAGGAATTTGGTGCCCACATTCGTGGCGTTGGGACTCTCGTTGCGCTGTGTGCTCGACGCTCTGCGCAAACCCGAAGGTTCCAAGCTCTATTACTTTGGTGTGACGGCACTCGATCGCTTCAAGACACGACTGCACACCTACAACAAGTACTGCGAGCACATACGCTCCATACCGCACTTTACTGACTTCCCGCAACATCTGATTCAGTATGTGGAGTACGGCATGCATGGCCAGGAGCCACCGCAGCAGAAACTGATTGGCCTCAGCAATACCATACCATCAGCCCTTGGCCAGGGAGCAGCTGATCCATTGTATCGTGCTAATTCAATGCCCG GCAATATGCCAGCTGCTTCGAATGTGCTAAAGCCACCAGTTGTGGTCTCTCATGCAACACGCATGAAGTCCATTGCGAATGCCACCAATATTGATACGCTGCTGGTTGCCAACCAGGAGGAAAAGGTGACGGTGCCACCAGAGCCGGTGCAGGACAAAACTGCGTTCATATTCAACAACCTCAGCCAGctgaatataccgcaaaagtGCGAGGAGATCAAGGAGATCATGACCAAAGAGTATTGGCCCTGGCTGGCGCAGTATTTGGTGCTGAAGCGAGCCTCCATGGAGTTCAACTTCCACACGCTCTACTACAATTTCCTTGATGCACTAAAGAATAGCGAAATCAACAGATTTGTGACGAAGGAAACGCTGCGTAACATCAAGGTGTTGTTGCGTTCCGACAAGGGTGTCATTAATTTCTCGGATCGCAGTCTGCTCAAGAATCTTGGCCATTGGCTGGGCATGATGACCCTCGGACGCAATCGTCCGATCCTGCAGATAGATTTGGATCTCAAGTCCCTGCTCGCCGAGGCTTATCACAAGGGACAGCAGGAGCTGTTGTTTGTGGTGCCATTTGTGGCCAAGATACTTGAGTCGTCGGCCAAGTCACGCATTTTTAAATCGCCCAATCCCTGGACCATGGGTATTATGTATGTGCTGGGGGAACTGCATCAGGAGCCGGATCTCAAACTGAACCTTAAGTTCGAAATCGAAGTGCTGTGCAAAACGCTCAATCTGGAGCTGGACAAATTGAAGCCAGTCATCTATCTGAAGGATCCAACGCGTGCGCTGCTCATCGAACAACAGATGTCGCAACCCAAGCCAAAGGCTGTCGAGGCGccgccacaacaacaacagcagcagcaacaaccgccgccacaacagcaacagcagcaacctcCACCGCCACCACCATCAGCTGAGGTGGATCCACAGGCTATGATGATGAACAACTCGAACGCACCAGGATCTGTGTCGTCACCCAATCTGCCCACGGATCCCAGCCAAGTGGTGTTGCCACCGCCAGAGCCACGCTACTCTTACGTCGAGGTGAACGTGACCAATTTCCAGCTGATTGCCCAGCAATTGGTGTTGCCAGCGAACATTCCGTTCCTTCACGCCAATCCCGGCATCAAGCACATCGTGGTTAATGCCATCGAACGCACAATTACCGATTGGTTGCAGCCCGTCGTTGATCGCAGCATACGCATTGCCTGCGCTACCACAGAACAGATTATACGTAAAGATTTCGCTCTGGATGCGGACGAGAATCGCATGCGCACCGCTGCCCATCAAATGGTACGCAATCTGGCCGCTGGCATGGCCATGATCACGGGCAAAGACGAAATCGCACGTGCCATCAGTCAGAATCTGCACAAGGCGTTTATTAGTGCACTCACTGGTGTGTCCAGCATGTCCGACATTCAGGCTGCATCCGTGCAGTTGGCCAACGAGAATGTGGAGCTGGTGTGCGCCTTCATACAGAAGACATCGGCAGAGAAATCGGCCCTCGAGATCGATCGACGACTGTCGACCGACTTTGAGACGAGGAAGATTGCACGCGAAGAGGGCAGTCGCTTTGTCGACGCTCAGATCTTGAGCTACCAGCAGGAGCGTCTGCCGGAGCCAGTGCGTCTCAAGGTGGGCCCAGCACCGCCCACTCTGTATGCTGTCTACTCGGAGTTTGCACGCAGCATTCCCGGATTCCAGCAGATGAGCGATCGTGACATTGCACTGTTTGTGCCGAAGCCGCAGGATTTGCAGCCACCGAATGTGTTTGCCAACGATGAGAGCAGCATGGTCTATGCCGAGGTCGCTTCCAAAATGGAAGCGTTCATGAATGCTGCTATGAATGTGCCCACACTGCAGCTGCAGGCCAGCAAGATTGCGATGCTTTTGAATGCACTGATGAACACACGTCGCTTGCGCGATCAGGAATCTGCTTTTAATCTCTTGACCCGTGCCGTTGAGGGCTTGACTGAGGGTCTGATTAATGTTCAGGATCACATGGAACAAATGAAGCTGTACCGCGATATCCACTTGCGCATTCTCAGTCTGCTGCACAACAGCTTTGGCGCCCCGAACACTGAGCGTGCGGTGACCAAGTGCTTCTTTGACATTCGCGAGGATGTGCGCTACAATGTGGAGGCGGCTCGCGCCCTGATTACATCCCACTTTGTCAACCTCAATCAGTTTGATGGTATGCTGCGCGATTGCATggacaatggcaacaactaTGTTGCCTTCTCGTTTGGCATTGCGCTGATCGAGCGTTTGATTATGGAGGATCGTGCCATCAACATTGTGTCGGACAATGAATTCATGGCTACAGTTGAGCTCCTTGGACGGCTGACACAACATCGTCATCGCTATCCCGAGTGCATTGTGAATGCTATTGAGACACTCTGGTCTGGCAATCTCAACACCAGCGACTATGGACCATTCAATCCTGGTGAGCGTTATCTCGCTGGCACATCGCATTACATTCACTCCGGCATGCATCATGTTAGG tcATGCGACACAGATGATCCGCCAGGTCTACAGGAGAAGACCGAGTTTCTGCTCAAGGATTGGGTTGCCCTTTACACACAGCAGAATCAGCAGACAACTCGCGATGCGCGCCATTTCGGTGCCTTCGTCCAGAAGATGAACACATATGGCATTTTGAAGACGGATGATCTGATTACACGTTTCTTCCGTCAGGCAACACACATTTGCACAGATGTGGTGTACCGCATGTTTGCGGAACCCAGTCTGCCCATCAACCAGGCCAAGAACAAGATATTCCAATGGATCGATGCTTTCGTGCATTTGATTGCGATGCTCGTGCGCCATTCCGGCGAAGCGGGTAACCCAACAACCAAGATCAATCTGTTGAACAAAGTGCTGGGCATTGTGCTCGGTACACTGCTGAAGGATCATGAGATGCGTGGGGTCGGCTTCCAGCAGGTTGGCTACCATCGCTTCTTCATGATGCTCTTCATGGAACTGTGCAGCGCCGATGTGAACTTGGAGTCGCTGATGCACAGCATCGTGTCGGCCTTTGCCTACACATATCATCTGCTCAATCCGAGCGTTGCGCCAGGCTTCTGCTTTGCCTGGCTGGAGCTCATCTCTCACCGCGTCTTCCTTGGCCGCATTTTGGTGCAGATACCCGGCCAGAAGGGTTGGCCTCTGTATGCCCAACTGTTGCAGGATCTCTTCAAATATCTCGCACCATTCTTGCGCAACACCGAACTGGGCAAACCCGTCCAGTTGCTCTACAAGGGCACGCTGCGCGTCCTGCTCGTGTTGCTGCACGATTTCCCAGAGTTCCTCTGCGACTATCACTTCGGCTTCTGCGACACCATACCGCCTAACTGTGTCCAGATGCGTAACATCATTCTCTCAGCCTTTCCACGCAACATGCGTCTACCCGATCCCTTCACACCCAATCTGAAAGTTGATATGCTTTCGGACAGCAGCAATGCGCCCAAGGTGTGCAGCAGCTACATCATGAACATTCAGCCGCCCAACTTTAAAAAGGATCTGGACTCTTATTTGAAGGCACGCGCTCCCGTCACATTCCTCTCGGAACTGCGTGGTCATCTGCAGGTGACCAGTGAGCCAGGCACACGCTACAACATGACGCTGATGAATGCCTTGGTCATGTACGTGGGCACCCAGGCAATTGCCCTAATCAG GAACAAGAACTTTGTGCCCAACACATCGAACATTGCGCACAGCGCACACATGGACATCTTCCAGAATCTGGCCGTTGATCTGGACACCGAGGGTCGCTATCTATTCCTGAACGCCATTGCCAATCAGTTGCGCTATCCCAACAGTCACACGCACTACTTTAGTTGTGCCGTGTTGCATTTGTTCGCCGAGGCCAACTCTGAGGCAATTCAAGAGCAGATCACACGTGTTCTGCTCGAGCGTTTGATTGTAAATCGCCCACATCCATGGGGACTGCTCATTACATTCATTGAGCTAATCAAGAACCCGATTTACAAGTTCTGGGATCATGATTTCGTGCACTGTGCACCCGAGATTACCAA